The nucleotide window GACGTGACGCTCTGGGTCCACCTGAAGATGACGGGTCGCTTTCTATACATCGAAAAGACTGCCCCGATCGACAAACACGATCTTGTACTATTCGATTTGGAGTCGGCCGGCAACGGCAACGCCCTGCACATTCGATTCAACGACTACCGCCGCTTCGGCAGGCTCCGTGTATTTCCGGACTGCGAACTCTGGCAACAAGACGGCCTGCGCGATCTCGGCCCGGAGCCACTCGAGATTTCCGCTGAGGAGTTCGTCGCACGCTGCCACACCCGCGCCCGACTGCTCAAAGCCGCGCTGCTTGATCAGTCCTTTCTCGCCGGGCTGGGCAACATCTATGCCGATGAGTCGCTTTACTACAGCCGGTTGCATCCGAAACGACTGACGACCTCCGTATCCCGCCGGAAGCTGATCGAACTGCACGGCCACATACAAGCGTTGCTTCGGAGGGCAATCGACGCTGCCGGAACATCGGTTGATACGTACAGCGGTGTGAACGGCAGGCCGGGTACCTTCCAGCAGTATCTCAAAGCTTACAATCGTGAGGGGGAACCATGCGAACGATGCGGCATGAGTATCGTCCGTGAAAGAATCGGCGCTCGATCGGCGCACTATTGCCGGCACTGCCAGCGTCTCCGTTGACTACACGAACCGAATCCGCTCGCCCGTTTCCGGATCAAAAAACAAGAGCGCACTGGAGTAGAAGCCGAAGCGAACGTCCTGTCCGATCTCGACCGGATCCGTCAATTTTGCGATTGTCAACGAAATGTCCTGAAACCGGATGGTGGCGACGTACTGGTCGCCGAGGTATTCGCACGCAGTGACTCTCCCGGGGTATTCGTACTGGGGTCCGAGCCGGACCGACTCGGGCCTGATGGCTATGACAATATCCCTGTCCGCGCACCCGGTAAGGTCCGAGCCGAACGGA belongs to Candidatus Zixiibacteriota bacterium and includes:
- the mutM gene encoding bifunctional DNA-formamidopyrimidine glycosylase/DNA-(apurinic or apyrimidinic site) lyase, which encodes MPELPEVETVARGLRGLITGRTIAQVRQSAPPSSIVISPSFGRRTFEAVLRGRTIKEITRRGKNILISLSGDVTLWVHLKMTGRFLYIEKTAPIDKHDLVLFDLESAGNGNALHIRFNDYRRFGRLRVFPDCELWQQDGLRDLGPEPLEISAEEFVARCHTRARLLKAALLDQSFLAGLGNIYADESLYYSRLHPKRLTTSVSRRKLIELHGHIQALLRRAIDAAGTSVDTYSGVNGRPGTFQQYLKAYNREGEPCERCGMSIVRERIGARSAHYCRHCQRLR